Proteins encoded within one genomic window of Fragaria vesca subsp. vesca linkage group LG1, FraVesHawaii_1.0, whole genome shotgun sequence:
- the LOC101303064 gene encoding uncharacterized protein LOC101303064 produces MINAIRSIRKQSTSLPITPSLRSSSYLGQKASRVGFRQASATTKSTEPESDPEMDENAAHNPHIKSGDLMSHSFGEGYATRCEDDGFGGIYGGNQTVAKADQEQLIHENHHAYDKTQGSEVKEKEKARHQMEPKTN; encoded by the exons ATGATTAATGCAATCAGATCGATAAGAAAGCAGTCAACATCTTTGCCGATCACACCGTCTCTGCGTTCATCAAGTTACTTAGGTCAGAAAGCCTCACGGGTCGGATTCAGGCAGGCCTCCGCCACAACTAAGTCAACTGAGCCGGAAAGCGATCCCGAAATGGACGAGAATGCAGCTCATAACCCACACATTAAATCTGG GGACTTGATGTCTCATTCGTTTGGGGAGGGGTACGCGACGCGGTGCGAGGATGATGGATTTGGAGGGATATATGGGGGAAACCAGACGGTTGCCAAAGCTGATCAAGAACAACTCATCCATGAGAACCACCATGCTTATGATAAGACTCAGGGAAGTGAGGTTAAGGAGAAGGAGAAAGCTCGACACCAGATGGAGCCCAAAACTAATTAG
- the LOC101303361 gene encoding uncharacterized protein LOC101303361 yields the protein MITAISSVIRTQTPSYLGRKASQVGFIRQARTIVSSDPGSKHNMDKAENPNQKTATGDVMSHSFGEGYATRSDEEGFGGIYSDNQRLPNKVEQDQMIHANNPAYDKTQGSEVKEKEKARHQPKAN from the exons ATGATTACTGCAATCAGCTCAGTGATCAGAACCCAGACACCGTCGTACTTAGGCCGGAAAGCTTCTCAGGTCGGATTCATCAGGCAGGCCAGAACAATTGTGTCGAGTGATCCAGGTAGTAAACACAACATGGACAAGGCAGAGAATCCAAACCAGAAAACTGCGACTGG GGACGTGATGTCTCATTCATTTGGGGAGGGGTATGCAACTCGATCCGATGAAGAAGGATTTGGAGGGATATATAGCGATAACCAAAGGCTTCCTAACAAAGTTGAGCAGGACCAGATGATCCATGCGAACAATCCTGCTTATGACAAGACTCAGGGAAGTGAAGTCAAGGAGAAGGAGAAAGCTCGGCACCAACCCAAAGCAAACTGA